One Drosophila subobscura isolate 14011-0131.10 chromosome U, UCBerk_Dsub_1.0, whole genome shotgun sequence DNA window includes the following coding sequences:
- the LOC117901886 gene encoding ethanolamine-phosphate cytidylyltransferase isoform X2 — protein MSDKQVNGCSSAKSYSSHCNGNTTQKQEESPINGKDVRVWCDGCYDMVHFGHANSLRQAKALGDKVIVGIHTDAEITKHKGPPVFTEEERVKMVKGIKWVDEVVLGAPYVTTLEVLDQNNCDFCVHGDDITMTAEGVDTYHLVKSANRYKEVRRTAGVSTTDLVGRMLLLTRNHFRQGSAEYDIEKEGSSNMGQDSAAKSPWTGCSQFLPTTQKIIQFSDGKSPNAGDKIVYVAGAFDLFHVGHLDFLEKASKLGDYLIVGLHTDPVVNSYKGSNYPIMNLHERVLSVLACKFVNEVVIGAPYCVTEELLEHFKIDVVCHGRTPIAMEDGKIDPYAVPKTKAIFELIDSGNEMTTERIVERIISHRLEYERRNQAKEKKEIEAFEALQRQKQTQKAG, from the exons ATGAGTGACAAACAAGTGAACGGCTGCAGTTCTGCCAAGAGCTACAGCAGTCACTGCAATGGCAACACCACACAAAAGCAGGAGGAATCCCCAATCAACGGCAAAGATGTCCGCGTGTGGTGCGACGGATG CTATGATATGGTCCATTTTGGCCATGCCAATTCTCTGCGACAAGCCAAAGCACTTGGCGATAAGGTAATTGTGGGCATTCACACCGACGCTGAGATAACCAAACACAAGGGGCCGCCTGTCTTCACCGAGGAGGAGCGCGTCAAGATGGTCAAGGGCATCAAGTGGGTCGATGAGGTGGTTCTCGGTGCCCCCTATGTGACCACCCTGGAGGTTCTCGATCAGAACAACTGTGATTTCTGTGTGCATGGCG ATGATATTACAATGACCGCTGAGGGTGTCGATACATATCATCTGGTCAAGTCGGCCAATCGCTACAA GGAGGTACGACGCACAGCTGGCGTCTCAACAACCGACTTGGTGGGCCGCATGTTGCTGCTGACCCGCAACCACTTCCGCCAGGGATCCGCCGAATACGACATCGAGAAAGAAG GTTCTTCGAATATGGGTCAAGATTCAGCTGCCAAGAGCCCCTGGACCGGCTGCAGTCAGTTCTTACCCACCACACAAAAGATAATACAGTTCAGCGATGGCAAGTCACCAAATGCCGGAGATAAGATT GTGTATGTGGCTGGAGCCTTTGATCTGTTCCATGTCGGACATTTGGACTTCCTCGAAAAGGCTAGCAAGCTGGGCGATTATCTGATTGTTGGCCTTCACACAGATCCCGTGGTCAATTCTTACAAGGGCAGCAACTATCCCATTATGAATCTGCACGAGCGCGTGCTCAGCGTATTGGCATGCAAG TTTGTCAATGAGGTGGTGATTGGAGCGCCGTACTGCGTCACCGAGGAGCTGCTTGAACACTTCAAGATCGACGTGGTCTGCCATGGACGCACTCCCATTGCGATGGAGGATGGCAAAATTGATCCGTATGCCGTGCCAAAAACGAAAGCCATTTTCGAGCTGATCGACTCTGGCAATGAGATGACCACTGAGCGCATTGTGGAGCGCATCATCTCGCATCGTCTGGAGTACGAGCGCCGCAACCAGGCCAAAGAGAAGAAGGAAATCGAGGCCTTTGaggcgctgcagcggcagaagcagaccCAGAAGGCGGGCTAG
- the LOC117901886 gene encoding ethanolamine-phosphate cytidylyltransferase isoform X3, protein MSDKQVNGCSSAKSYSSHCNGNTTQKQEESPINGKDVRVWCDGCYDMVHFGHANSLRQAKALGDKVIVGIHTDAEITKHKGPPVFTEEERVKMVKGIKWVDEVVLGAPYVTTLEVLDQNNCDFCVHGDDITMTAEGVDTYHLVKSANRYKEVRRTAGVSTTDLVGRMLLLTRNHFRQGSAEYDIEKEDSAAKSPWTGCSQFLPTTQKIIQFSDGKSPNAGDKIVYVAGAFDLFHVGHLDFLEKASKLGDYLIVGLHTDPVVNSYKGSNYPIMNLHERVLSVLACKFVNEVVIGAPYCVTEELLEHFKIDVVCHGRTPIAMEDGKIDPYAVPKTKAIFELIDSGNEMTTERIVERIISHRLEYERRNQAKEKKEIEAFEALQRQKQTQKAG, encoded by the exons ATGAGTGACAAACAAGTGAACGGCTGCAGTTCTGCCAAGAGCTACAGCAGTCACTGCAATGGCAACACCACACAAAAGCAGGAGGAATCCCCAATCAACGGCAAAGATGTCCGCGTGTGGTGCGACGGATG CTATGATATGGTCCATTTTGGCCATGCCAATTCTCTGCGACAAGCCAAAGCACTTGGCGATAAGGTAATTGTGGGCATTCACACCGACGCTGAGATAACCAAACACAAGGGGCCGCCTGTCTTCACCGAGGAGGAGCGCGTCAAGATGGTCAAGGGCATCAAGTGGGTCGATGAGGTGGTTCTCGGTGCCCCCTATGTGACCACCCTGGAGGTTCTCGATCAGAACAACTGTGATTTCTGTGTGCATGGCG ATGATATTACAATGACCGCTGAGGGTGTCGATACATATCATCTGGTCAAGTCGGCCAATCGCTACAA GGAGGTACGACGCACAGCTGGCGTCTCAACAACCGACTTGGTGGGCCGCATGTTGCTGCTGACCCGCAACCACTTCCGCCAGGGATCCGCCGAATACGACATCGAGAAAGAAG ATTCAGCTGCCAAGAGCCCCTGGACCGGCTGCAGTCAGTTCTTACCCACCACACAAAAGATAATACAGTTCAGCGATGGCAAGTCACCAAATGCCGGAGATAAGATT GTGTATGTGGCTGGAGCCTTTGATCTGTTCCATGTCGGACATTTGGACTTCCTCGAAAAGGCTAGCAAGCTGGGCGATTATCTGATTGTTGGCCTTCACACAGATCCCGTGGTCAATTCTTACAAGGGCAGCAACTATCCCATTATGAATCTGCACGAGCGCGTGCTCAGCGTATTGGCATGCAAG TTTGTCAATGAGGTGGTGATTGGAGCGCCGTACTGCGTCACCGAGGAGCTGCTTGAACACTTCAAGATCGACGTGGTCTGCCATGGACGCACTCCCATTGCGATGGAGGATGGCAAAATTGATCCGTATGCCGTGCCAAAAACGAAAGCCATTTTCGAGCTGATCGACTCTGGCAATGAGATGACCACTGAGCGCATTGTGGAGCGCATCATCTCGCATCGTCTGGAGTACGAGCGCCGCAACCAGGCCAAAGAGAAGAAGGAAATCGAGGCCTTTGaggcgctgcagcggcagaagcagaccCAGAAGGCGGGCTAG
- the LOC117901886 gene encoding ethanolamine-phosphate cytidylyltransferase isoform X1: MSDKQVNGCSSAKSYSSHCNGNTTQKQEESPINGKDVRVWCDGCYDMVHFGHANSLRQAKALGDKVIVGIHTDAEITKHKGPPVFTEEERVKMVKGIKWVDEVVLGAPYVTTLEVLDQNNCDFCVHGDDITMTAEGVDTYHLVKSANRYKEVRRTAGVSTTDLVGRMLLLTRNHFRQGSAEYDIEKEAKMLKLLQIKSHPGSSNMGQDSAAKSPWTGCSQFLPTTQKIIQFSDGKSPNAGDKIVYVAGAFDLFHVGHLDFLEKASKLGDYLIVGLHTDPVVNSYKGSNYPIMNLHERVLSVLACKFVNEVVIGAPYCVTEELLEHFKIDVVCHGRTPIAMEDGKIDPYAVPKTKAIFELIDSGNEMTTERIVERIISHRLEYERRNQAKEKKEIEAFEALQRQKQTQKAG, encoded by the exons ATGAGTGACAAACAAGTGAACGGCTGCAGTTCTGCCAAGAGCTACAGCAGTCACTGCAATGGCAACACCACACAAAAGCAGGAGGAATCCCCAATCAACGGCAAAGATGTCCGCGTGTGGTGCGACGGATG CTATGATATGGTCCATTTTGGCCATGCCAATTCTCTGCGACAAGCCAAAGCACTTGGCGATAAGGTAATTGTGGGCATTCACACCGACGCTGAGATAACCAAACACAAGGGGCCGCCTGTCTTCACCGAGGAGGAGCGCGTCAAGATGGTCAAGGGCATCAAGTGGGTCGATGAGGTGGTTCTCGGTGCCCCCTATGTGACCACCCTGGAGGTTCTCGATCAGAACAACTGTGATTTCTGTGTGCATGGCG ATGATATTACAATGACCGCTGAGGGTGTCGATACATATCATCTGGTCAAGTCGGCCAATCGCTACAA GGAGGTACGACGCACAGCTGGCGTCTCAACAACCGACTTGGTGGGCCGCATGTTGCTGCTGACCCGCAACCACTTCCGCCAGGGATCCGCCGAATACGACATCGAGAAAGAAG CGAAAATGTTAAAACTACTACAAATAAAATCCCATCCAGGTTCTTCGAATATGGGTCAAGATTCAGCTGCCAAGAGCCCCTGGACCGGCTGCAGTCAGTTCTTACCCACCACACAAAAGATAATACAGTTCAGCGATGGCAAGTCACCAAATGCCGGAGATAAGATT GTGTATGTGGCTGGAGCCTTTGATCTGTTCCATGTCGGACATTTGGACTTCCTCGAAAAGGCTAGCAAGCTGGGCGATTATCTGATTGTTGGCCTTCACACAGATCCCGTGGTCAATTCTTACAAGGGCAGCAACTATCCCATTATGAATCTGCACGAGCGCGTGCTCAGCGTATTGGCATGCAAG TTTGTCAATGAGGTGGTGATTGGAGCGCCGTACTGCGTCACCGAGGAGCTGCTTGAACACTTCAAGATCGACGTGGTCTGCCATGGACGCACTCCCATTGCGATGGAGGATGGCAAAATTGATCCGTATGCCGTGCCAAAAACGAAAGCCATTTTCGAGCTGATCGACTCTGGCAATGAGATGACCACTGAGCGCATTGTGGAGCGCATCATCTCGCATCGTCTGGAGTACGAGCGCCGCAACCAGGCCAAAGAGAAGAAGGAAATCGAGGCCTTTGaggcgctgcagcggcagaagcagaccCAGAAGGCGGGCTAG
- the LOC117901886 gene encoding ethanolamine-phosphate cytidylyltransferase isoform X4: MSDKQVNGCSSAKSYSSHCNGNTTQKQEESPINGKDVRVWCDGCYDMVHFGHANSLRQAKALGDKVIVGIHTDAEITKHKGPPVFTEEERVKMVKGIKWVDEVVLGAPYVTTLEVLDQNNCDFCVHGDDITMTAEGVDTYHLVKSANRYKEVRRTAGVSTTDLVGRMLLLTRNHFRQGSAEYDIEKEAAKSPWTGCSQFLPTTQKIIQFSDGKSPNAGDKIVYVAGAFDLFHVGHLDFLEKASKLGDYLIVGLHTDPVVNSYKGSNYPIMNLHERVLSVLACKFVNEVVIGAPYCVTEELLEHFKIDVVCHGRTPIAMEDGKIDPYAVPKTKAIFELIDSGNEMTTERIVERIISHRLEYERRNQAKEKKEIEAFEALQRQKQTQKAG; the protein is encoded by the exons ATGAGTGACAAACAAGTGAACGGCTGCAGTTCTGCCAAGAGCTACAGCAGTCACTGCAATGGCAACACCACACAAAAGCAGGAGGAATCCCCAATCAACGGCAAAGATGTCCGCGTGTGGTGCGACGGATG CTATGATATGGTCCATTTTGGCCATGCCAATTCTCTGCGACAAGCCAAAGCACTTGGCGATAAGGTAATTGTGGGCATTCACACCGACGCTGAGATAACCAAACACAAGGGGCCGCCTGTCTTCACCGAGGAGGAGCGCGTCAAGATGGTCAAGGGCATCAAGTGGGTCGATGAGGTGGTTCTCGGTGCCCCCTATGTGACCACCCTGGAGGTTCTCGATCAGAACAACTGTGATTTCTGTGTGCATGGCG ATGATATTACAATGACCGCTGAGGGTGTCGATACATATCATCTGGTCAAGTCGGCCAATCGCTACAA GGAGGTACGACGCACAGCTGGCGTCTCAACAACCGACTTGGTGGGCCGCATGTTGCTGCTGACCCGCAACCACTTCCGCCAGGGATCCGCCGAATACGACATCGAGAAAGAAG CTGCCAAGAGCCCCTGGACCGGCTGCAGTCAGTTCTTACCCACCACACAAAAGATAATACAGTTCAGCGATGGCAAGTCACCAAATGCCGGAGATAAGATT GTGTATGTGGCTGGAGCCTTTGATCTGTTCCATGTCGGACATTTGGACTTCCTCGAAAAGGCTAGCAAGCTGGGCGATTATCTGATTGTTGGCCTTCACACAGATCCCGTGGTCAATTCTTACAAGGGCAGCAACTATCCCATTATGAATCTGCACGAGCGCGTGCTCAGCGTATTGGCATGCAAG TTTGTCAATGAGGTGGTGATTGGAGCGCCGTACTGCGTCACCGAGGAGCTGCTTGAACACTTCAAGATCGACGTGGTCTGCCATGGACGCACTCCCATTGCGATGGAGGATGGCAAAATTGATCCGTATGCCGTGCCAAAAACGAAAGCCATTTTCGAGCTGATCGACTCTGGCAATGAGATGACCACTGAGCGCATTGTGGAGCGCATCATCTCGCATCGTCTGGAGTACGAGCGCCGCAACCAGGCCAAAGAGAAGAAGGAAATCGAGGCCTTTGaggcgctgcagcggcagaagcagaccCAGAAGGCGGGCTAG
- the LOC117901889 gene encoding RIP-like protein, whose protein sequence is MSSPQASPIYRTSVEQKRHAQDVAKRHRMGMPKLRDMLREKYRKRIIETRTRLIDSNRTIQLDELKDFLRTELSELEKDLELEQNLLDELVSDVNEWYALGEQHLETYVEPDDPVHQNMLCPVCLLKPLKRQETVYQCECGIQFEHTSNMEELEKLLQQQIASHETKCTQALRFFIEPSTGHLYNMCGSCDYFSSV, encoded by the exons ATGAGTTCTCCGCAAGCTTCCCCCATTTACCGTACGTCAGTAGAGCAAAAAAGGCACGCTCAAGATGTGGCCAAGAGACACCGTATGGGCATGCCGAAACTGCGCGATATGTTGCGTGAG AAGTACCGCAAGCGTATTATAGAGACTCGCACAAGACTAATAGATTCAAACCGCACAATACAATTG GATGAACTTAAAGACTTTCTTCGCACGGAGCTTAGCGAGCTTGAGAAAGATCTGGAGCTGGAACAGAACCTTCTGGATGAATTAGTTTCTGATGTCAACGAATGGTATGCTTTGGGTGAACAACATTTGGAAACGTACGTGGAGCCAGACGATCCAGTGCACCAAAATATGCTGTGCCCTGTCTGCCTTCTAAAACCATTGAAACGGCAGGAAACTGTTTACCAGTGTGAGTGTGGAATTCAGTTTGAGCACACATCTAACATGGAAGAACTGGAGAaattgctgcagcaacaaattgcatcACATGAAACTAAGTGTACTCAGGCACTGCGTTTTTTTATAGAGCCTTCGACAGGTCACCTCTACAATATGTGTGGAAGCTGCGATTATTTCTCTTCTGTTTAG